In one window of candidate division KSB1 bacterium DNA:
- a CDS encoding ABC transporter ATP-binding protein/permease has translation MTNVDFREEEVLGKAYDARLMRRLLRYLRPYVGVAAGAVGLLLLLSGLQIAGPYLVKVAIDGYIARGQVRGLTWISALFFGVLLVQFVVEVAQSYAIQWMGQNIMRDLRLEIFAHLQRLPLSFFDRNPVGRLMTRVTTDVENLNEMLSSGVVAVFGDVFTLVGIAAVMLSLHWKLALVCFLVLPFLTVATFTFRLKVRDAYREIRVRIAKINAYLQENISGMAVVQLFGRETRNHEHFRRLNFDHLDAFLRTIFYHAVFFPVVELLGAVAIALILWYGGKGVQAGTLSIGSVVAFIQYAQRFFRPLSDLAEKYNIMQSAMASSERIFRLLDERGEPESSGSPVHLPEVRGEIEFRNVWFAYNGDDWVLRNVSFRVAPGERVAFVGATGAGKTSILSLLTRLYEPQKGAILLDGVDIRRWPLPELRRRIAVVPQDVFLFAGSVEENIRLGDPRISSAAVRQVAEALNIHPFIERLPRGYQEEVRERGSRLSLGERQLLAFARALAHNPRIIVLDEATSSVDPETEREVQNALERLLVGRTALIVAHRLSTVQGADRVLVLHKGEIRESGTHEELLARGGIYARLYELQFASLRGEKIALSR, from the coding sequence ATGACGAATGTTGATTTTCGTGAAGAGGAGGTCCTCGGCAAGGCGTACGACGCCCGCCTGATGCGTCGACTCCTGCGGTACCTACGACCGTACGTCGGGGTAGCAGCGGGCGCGGTGGGCCTGCTCTTGCTTCTTTCGGGACTGCAGATCGCAGGCCCCTACCTGGTCAAAGTGGCCATCGACGGGTACATCGCCAGGGGGCAGGTGCGTGGGCTCACGTGGATCAGCGCCTTGTTCTTCGGGGTCCTCCTCGTTCAGTTTGTTGTGGAGGTGGCGCAGTCCTATGCCATCCAGTGGATGGGCCAGAACATCATGCGCGACCTCCGCCTGGAGATTTTCGCGCACCTGCAGCGACTCCCCCTGAGCTTCTTCGACCGCAATCCCGTAGGCCGACTGATGACGCGTGTGACCACGGACGTCGAGAATCTCAACGAGATGCTCTCGTCGGGAGTGGTGGCCGTCTTCGGAGACGTGTTCACGCTGGTGGGAATCGCTGCCGTGATGCTATCGCTTCACTGGAAGCTGGCCCTGGTGTGCTTCCTCGTGCTGCCGTTTCTCACGGTGGCAACCTTCACCTTTCGCCTCAAGGTGCGCGATGCCTACCGGGAGATTCGCGTGCGGATCGCGAAGATCAATGCCTACCTGCAGGAGAACATCTCGGGGATGGCGGTGGTTCAGCTTTTCGGGCGCGAGACGCGCAATCACGAGCACTTCCGCCGCCTCAATTTCGACCATCTCGATGCCTTTCTGCGTACGATCTTCTACCACGCCGTGTTTTTCCCGGTGGTGGAACTTCTGGGCGCGGTGGCCATCGCGCTCATCCTGTGGTACGGGGGAAAAGGAGTGCAGGCGGGGACCCTGAGCATTGGGTCCGTAGTCGCCTTCATCCAGTATGCCCAACGCTTCTTCCGCCCGCTCTCCGACCTGGCGGAGAAGTACAACATCATGCAATCCGCCATGGCTTCGTCGGAACGCATCTTCCGGCTCCTGGACGAGAGGGGGGAGCCTGAGTCTTCGGGCTCGCCGGTTCATCTGCCCGAGGTGCGCGGGGAAATCGAGTTCCGCAACGTCTGGTTTGCCTACAATGGGGACGACTGGGTTCTCCGCAACGTCTCCTTTCGTGTGGCGCCCGGCGAGCGGGTAGCCTTTGTAGGGGCCACGGGCGCCGGAAAGACGAGCATCCTCAGCCTCCTGACCCGCCTTTACGAGCCCCAGAAGGGCGCTATCCTTCTCGATGGGGTGGATATCCGAAGATGGCCCCTCCCCGAGCTGCGCCGCCGAATCGCGGTGGTACCTCAGGACGTCTTCCTTTTTGCCGGGAGCGTGGAGGAAAACATCCGCCTGGGCGACCCACGCATCTCCTCAGCGGCTGTTCGACAGGTTGCGGAGGCGTTGAACATCCATCCTTTCATCGAGAGGCTACCGCGCGGATACCAGGAGGAAGTGCGCGAAAGGGGGAGCCGTCTGAGCCTGGGGGAAAGGCAGCTTCTGGCTTTTGCTCGCGCGCTGGCTCACAACCCCCGGATCATCGTGCTGGATGAGGCTACCTCCAGTGTGGACCCGGAAACGGAGCGAGAGGTGCAGAACGCGCTCGAAAGGCTCCTGGTCGGACGCACCGCCCTCATCGTCGCACATCGACTCTCCACGGTGCAGGGCGCCGATCGGGTCCTGGTGCTCCACAAGGGGGAAATCCGGGAAAGCGGTACCCACGAGGAGCTCCTGGCGCGCGGGGGAATCTACGCTCGTCTTTACGAGCTGCAGTTCGCTTCCCTCCGAGGGGAGAAGATCGCCCTCAGCCGGTAG